The following proteins are encoded in a genomic region of Nocardioides renjunii:
- a CDS encoding YihY/virulence factor BrkB family protein translates to MTTARTVPVTTEMDGDELDAEDAWHLARQHGLRRILVESFVRFRYGDGFTNSRALALQTCLAVVPFLLAVMGLAADIDDDRPAAVVAATVNAVSPTSGDDDAFVQALTSGSEGAGEVALAFGLVFALFSMTTAMAQVERGGNRIYGIRRDRPALHKYGRAAVFTALLAGPLGLGFLALVAGGAFGDAMVDEYGWSEGARLAWEWCRWPLGLLALVAVIAILFDHAPRRRQPALSWLALGSAITVLGSMAAAAGLAAYVNASGSFSSTYGPLAGVFALLLWSLLSSISMFYGLAVCAQLEALRAGEAEPAYDDPGRPHRQVVED, encoded by the coding sequence ATGACCACGGCCCGCACCGTCCCGGTGACGACCGAGATGGACGGCGACGAGCTCGATGCCGAGGACGCCTGGCACCTCGCGCGCCAGCACGGCCTGCGCCGCATCCTCGTCGAGTCGTTCGTCCGGTTCCGCTACGGCGACGGCTTCACCAACAGCCGTGCCCTCGCCCTGCAGACCTGCCTCGCCGTGGTGCCGTTCCTGCTGGCCGTCATGGGGCTCGCCGCCGACATCGACGACGACCGGCCCGCCGCCGTGGTCGCCGCGACCGTCAACGCCGTCTCCCCGACCAGCGGCGACGACGACGCCTTCGTGCAGGCCCTGACCAGCGGCTCGGAGGGTGCCGGCGAGGTGGCGCTCGCGTTCGGCCTGGTGTTCGCCCTGTTCTCGATGACCACGGCGATGGCGCAGGTCGAGCGCGGCGGCAATCGCATCTACGGCATCCGGCGCGACCGCCCCGCCCTGCACAAGTACGGCCGCGCCGCCGTCTTCACCGCCCTGCTCGCGGGCCCGCTCGGGCTGGGCTTCCTCGCCCTGGTCGCGGGCGGCGCGTTCGGCGACGCGATGGTCGACGAGTACGGCTGGTCGGAGGGCGCGCGGCTGGCGTGGGAGTGGTGCCGCTGGCCCCTGGGCCTGCTGGCGCTCGTCGCCGTCATCGCGATCCTCTTCGACCACGCGCCGCGACGCCGCCAGCCCGCCCTCTCCTGGCTCGCGCTGGGGTCGGCCATCACCGTGCTCGGAAGCATGGCGGCCGCGGCCGGGCTCGCGGCGTACGTCAACGCCAGCGGCTCCTTCAGCAGCACCTACGGCCCGCTCGCGGGCGTGTTCGCCCTGCTGCTGTGGAGCCTGCTGTCGTCCATCTCGATGTTCTACGGCCTGGCGGTGTGCGCGCAGCTGGAGGCCCTGCGCGCCGGCGAGGCCGAGCCGGCGTACGACGACCCCGGCCGGCCCCACCGGCAAGTGGTGGAGGACTGA
- a CDS encoding GNAT family N-acetyltransferase, translating to MDIRRALPADLPAVAAIYAREAREGHATFDLEGRPTAPWEERLAATGTGDHFLVAEHDGGVAGYATSSPFRPKPAYRHTRESTVYVAPGHQGAGIGRALYDALLAHLADDGVHLVVAAVALPNPASLALHRACGFEDVGTMREVGRKHDRWIDVAWLQRVLG from the coding sequence ATGGACATCCGTCGCGCACTTCCCGCCGACCTGCCCGCGGTCGCCGCGATCTACGCGAGGGAGGCGCGCGAGGGCCACGCGACCTTCGACCTCGAAGGGCGTCCGACGGCGCCGTGGGAGGAGCGGCTCGCCGCGACCGGCACCGGCGACCACTTCCTGGTCGCCGAGCACGACGGCGGTGTGGCCGGCTACGCCACCTCGTCGCCGTTCCGGCCCAAGCCGGCCTACCGCCACACCCGCGAGAGCACCGTCTACGTCGCGCCGGGGCACCAGGGCGCCGGCATCGGCCGGGCGCTGTACGACGCCCTGCTGGCGCACCTGGCCGACGACGGCGTCCACCTCGTCGTCGCCGCCGTCGCCCTGCCCAACCCGGCGAGCCTGGCCCTGCACCGGGCGTGCGGCTTCGAGGACGTCGGCACCATGCGCGAGGTGGGGCGCAAGCACGACCGGTGGATCGACGTGGCGTGGCTGCAGCGGGTGCTCGGCTGA
- a CDS encoding DinB family protein, with translation MSITPDTKDWTWVLERPCTECGFDPAVQGLADLPRLVRDTATTWLQVLARPDVAARPAPDVWSPLEYGCHVRDVHALFGQRLHLMLEQDEPTFANWDQDATAVERDYAAQDPDVVAAELVEAAGAVAGTYATVTDATRGRRGVRSNGDVFTVETLGSYHLHDVVHHLRDVGVVPPW, from the coding sequence ATGAGCATCACGCCCGACACCAAGGACTGGACCTGGGTCCTCGAGAGGCCGTGCACGGAGTGCGGCTTCGACCCCGCCGTCCAGGGGCTCGCGGACCTTCCCCGCCTCGTCCGCGACACGGCGACGACCTGGTTGCAGGTGCTCGCGCGCCCCGACGTGGCCGCTCGCCCGGCCCCGGACGTGTGGTCGCCGCTGGAGTACGGCTGCCACGTCCGCGACGTCCACGCGCTGTTCGGCCAGCGCCTGCACCTCATGCTCGAGCAGGACGAGCCGACCTTCGCCAACTGGGACCAGGACGCCACCGCGGTCGAGCGCGACTACGCCGCGCAGGACCCCGACGTGGTCGCCGCCGAGCTGGTGGAGGCGGCCGGCGCCGTCGCCGGCACCTACGCCACCGTCACCGACGCGACCAGGGGACGTCGCGGCGTGCGGTCCAACGGCGACGTCTTCACCGTCGAGACGCTCGGCAGCTACCACCTGCACGACGTCGTCCACCACCTGCGCGACGTGGGCGTGGTGCCGCCCTGGTGA
- a CDS encoding class I SAM-dependent methyltransferase: MNETVRAYDLDAAAYAAHAPPVPDAVRADLEALAAATGEGARVLEVGSGAGRDALLMEQLGLAVRRTDVTPAFVDLLRGQGHTCDLLDPLTDDLAAPEGPYDAVWANASLLHVARDDLGAVLARLAAVTRPAGILRMSVKEGDGDGWSTHGSIRLPRHFTYWRAGPLAQVAAAAGWSEVSVCSGIPGTRGEAWLALSARRGQVVA; this comes from the coding sequence GTGAACGAGACCGTCCGCGCCTACGACCTCGACGCCGCGGCGTACGCCGCCCACGCGCCGCCGGTGCCCGACGCCGTCCGCGCCGACCTCGAGGCGCTCGCCGCCGCGACCGGCGAGGGCGCCCGGGTGCTCGAGGTGGGCTCGGGTGCCGGCCGCGACGCACTGCTGATGGAGCAGCTCGGGCTCGCCGTGCGCCGCACCGACGTGACCCCCGCCTTCGTCGACCTCCTGCGCGGGCAGGGCCACACCTGCGACCTGCTGGACCCGCTCACCGACGACCTCGCTGCGCCTGAGGGTCCCTACGACGCCGTGTGGGCCAACGCGTCGCTCCTGCACGTGGCGCGCGACGACCTGGGCGCCGTCCTCGCCCGGCTGGCCGCCGTCACCCGTCCGGCCGGCATCCTGCGGATGTCGGTCAAGGAGGGCGACGGCGACGGCTGGTCGACGCACGGGTCGATCCGGCTCCCGCGTCACTTCACCTACTGGCGCGCCGGACCGCTGGCGCAGGTCGCCGCTGCCGCCGGCTGGTCGGAGGTGTCGGTGTGCTCCGGCATCCCCGGCACGCGGGGCGAGGCCTGGTTGGCGCTGTCGGCGCGGCGTGGTCAGGTGGTCGCATGA
- a CDS encoding DUF3046 domain-containing protein — MRHTEFWARLDAALGRDYSRTWAELTVVRDLDGRTTQEALDAGVPPKQVWAAVWRQLELPASER; from the coding sequence ATGAGGCACACCGAGTTCTGGGCGCGGCTCGACGCGGCGCTGGGCCGCGACTACTCCCGCACGTGGGCGGAGCTGACCGTCGTGCGCGACCTCGACGGCCGCACCACGCAGGAGGCGCTGGACGCCGGCGTGCCGCCCAAGCAGGTGTGGGCGGCCGTGTGGCGCCAGCTGGAGCTCCCCGCGAGCGAGCGGTGA
- a CDS encoding MFS transporter, producing MSSRVGTDLDLEAVQRRTVRTLVVAQAVGAVGVTIGVATASLLARDISGSETMAGLAQTFQVLGTAAAAYALARVMRRRGRRVGITLGYLAGATGAVLAVVAGVVDSMLVLLGGALLLGATSAVNSGSRYAATDLAAEEHRARALSVVVWATTIGAVAGPNLVGVGGATARRLDIPELTGGFAIGAVVLVLAAGWVWLRLRPDPLLLAQHTAGVVPADGPEPRGRLWGRFVAVVRDVPAVGAAVVAMACAHAAMVTVMIMTPLHMEHGGAHLEVIGFVISIHVLGMFAFSPLVGWAADRRGRSAVLVSGGVVLLVSLALCGLSPEGSSWQIFAGLFLLGVGWSCATVAASTVIADRTPIEARTDVQGTSDMAMALTAAGGGGLAGVIVGALGYPALALFAALLAGAVVVAGRLTRAPA from the coding sequence GTGAGCAGCCGCGTCGGGACCGACCTCGACCTCGAGGCCGTCCAGCGCCGCACCGTCCGCACGCTCGTCGTCGCCCAGGCGGTCGGCGCGGTCGGCGTCACCATCGGGGTCGCGACCGCCTCGCTGCTGGCCCGCGACATCTCCGGCAGCGAGACGATGGCGGGGCTGGCGCAGACCTTCCAGGTCCTCGGCACCGCCGCGGCGGCGTACGCCCTCGCGCGGGTCATGCGACGGCGCGGTCGGCGCGTGGGGATCACCCTGGGCTACCTCGCGGGTGCCACGGGTGCCGTCCTCGCCGTCGTCGCGGGCGTGGTCGACTCCATGCTCGTGCTGCTGGGCGGCGCGCTGCTGCTCGGGGCGACGTCCGCGGTCAACAGCGGCTCCCGCTACGCCGCCACCGACCTGGCCGCCGAGGAGCACCGCGCCCGGGCGCTGTCCGTGGTCGTCTGGGCCACGACGATCGGCGCCGTCGCCGGGCCCAACCTCGTCGGGGTCGGCGGTGCGACGGCGCGCCGGCTCGACATCCCCGAGCTCACCGGCGGCTTCGCGATCGGGGCGGTCGTCCTGGTCCTGGCGGCCGGGTGGGTGTGGCTGCGGCTGCGGCCCGACCCACTGCTCCTGGCCCAGCACACGGCGGGCGTGGTGCCGGCCGACGGGCCGGAGCCACGCGGCCGCTTGTGGGGACGCTTCGTCGCCGTGGTCCGCGACGTCCCCGCCGTCGGCGCCGCGGTGGTGGCGATGGCGTGCGCGCACGCGGCGATGGTGACGGTGATGATCATGACGCCGCTGCACATGGAGCACGGCGGGGCGCACCTCGAGGTGATCGGCTTCGTAATCTCCATCCACGTGCTCGGGATGTTCGCGTTCTCCCCCCTCGTGGGGTGGGCCGCCGACCGTCGCGGCCGCTCGGCGGTCCTGGTGTCCGGGGGAGTGGTCCTGCTGGTCTCGCTCGCGCTGTGCGGGCTCTCGCCCGAGGGCTCGTCGTGGCAGATCTTCGCCGGGCTGTTCCTGCTCGGGGTCGGCTGGTCGTGCGCCACCGTCGCCGCCTCGACGGTGATCGCCGACCGCACGCCGATCGAGGCGCGCACCGACGTGCAGGGCACCTCCGACATGGCCATGGCCCTCACCGCGGCCGGCGGCGGCGGGCTCGCCGGGGTCATCGTGGGCGCGCTCGGTTACCCGGCGCTGGCGCTGTTCGCGGCGCTGCTGGCGGGCGCGGTCGTGGTGGCAGGGCGGCTGACCCGCGCACCGGCCTGA
- the recA gene encoding recombinase RecA: protein MAGADREKALDAALAQVEKQFGKGSVMRLGDETRAPLEVIPTGSIALDVALGLGGLPRGRVVEIYGPESSGKTTVALHAVASAQAAGGIVAFIDAEHALDPDYAKNLGVDTDALLVSQPDSGEQALEIADMLIRSGALSLIVIDSVAALVPRAEIEGEMGDSHVGLQARLMSQALRKMTGALNNSGTTAIFINQLREKIGVMFGSPETTTGGRALKFYSSVRLDVRRIETLKDGTDMVGNRTRVKVVKNKVAPPFKQAEFDIMYGKGISREGGLIDVGVEAGIIRKAGAWYTYEGDQLGQGKENSRNFLRDNPDLANEIEKLILEKLGVIPAVDKPADDLSDEPIGVDDF, encoded by the coding sequence ATGGCTGGTGCAGACCGCGAGAAGGCCCTCGACGCCGCGCTCGCACAGGTGGAGAAGCAGTTCGGCAAGGGCTCGGTCATGCGACTGGGCGACGAGACGCGTGCCCCGCTCGAGGTGATCCCCACCGGGTCGATCGCCCTCGACGTGGCCCTCGGCCTCGGCGGCCTGCCCCGCGGGCGCGTCGTGGAGATCTACGGTCCGGAGTCCTCCGGAAAGACGACGGTCGCCCTGCACGCGGTGGCCAGCGCCCAGGCGGCCGGCGGCATCGTCGCCTTCATCGACGCCGAGCACGCGCTCGACCCCGACTACGCGAAGAACCTCGGCGTCGACACCGACGCGCTGCTGGTGTCCCAGCCCGACTCCGGTGAGCAGGCGCTCGAGATCGCCGACATGCTGATCCGCTCGGGCGCCCTGTCGCTCATCGTCATCGACTCCGTGGCCGCGCTCGTGCCCCGCGCGGAGATCGAAGGCGAGATGGGCGACAGCCACGTCGGCCTCCAGGCCCGCCTGATGAGCCAGGCGTTGCGCAAGATGACCGGTGCCCTCAACAACTCCGGCACCACCGCGATCTTCATCAACCAGCTGCGCGAGAAGATCGGCGTGATGTTCGGCTCGCCCGAGACCACCACCGGTGGTCGCGCGCTGAAGTTCTACTCCTCGGTGCGCCTCGACGTGCGCCGCATCGAGACGCTGAAGGACGGCACCGACATGGTCGGCAACCGCACCCGCGTCAAGGTCGTCAAGAACAAGGTGGCCCCGCCGTTCAAGCAGGCCGAGTTCGACATCATGTACGGCAAGGGCATCAGCCGCGAGGGCGGCCTGATCGACGTCGGCGTCGAGGCGGGGATCATCCGCAAGGCAGGCGCCTGGTACACCTACGAGGGCGACCAGCTCGGCCAGGGCAAGGAGAACTCGCGCAACTTCCTGCGCGACAACCCCGACCTCGCCAACGAGATCGAGAAGCTGATCCTCGAGAAGCTGGGTGTCATCCCGGCCGTCGACAAGCCGGCCGACGACCTGAGCGACGAGCCCATCGGGGTCGATGACTTCTGA
- a CDS encoding regulatory protein RecX yields MTSESRPAPDWVGDVGLGVRAWVGETPPTPAEASPERSAGTAGTGRGKGGRSGKGGRSGKGRTRTWEEREAARLAREEAAAAEVEANPEAVARKILLDTLTGQARTRRELADKLAKRGVPDDLAAGLLDRFTEVGLIDDGAFARQWVESRHRSRGLAPRALAQELRRKGVDDEDTKLALEQIDEADQRHAARELVDKKLRSMRGLDTQAATRRLAGMLARKGYSAGLAFSVVREALRESHDEVDDLEPPDV; encoded by the coding sequence ATGACTTCTGAGTCGCGTCCCGCGCCCGACTGGGTCGGTGACGTCGGGCTCGGTGTCCGGGCGTGGGTGGGGGAGACCCCACCCACGCCGGCCGAGGCGTCTCCGGAGCGCTCCGCGGGCACCGCGGGCACCGGGCGCGGCAAGGGCGGCCGGAGCGGCAAAGGCGGCCGGAGCGGCAAGGGACGCACCCGGACGTGGGAGGAGCGGGAGGCCGCCCGGCTGGCCCGCGAGGAGGCGGCGGCCGCCGAGGTCGAGGCCAACCCGGAGGCCGTGGCACGCAAGATCCTCCTCGACACCCTCACGGGGCAGGCGCGCACCCGCCGGGAGCTGGCCGACAAGCTGGCCAAGCGCGGGGTCCCCGACGACCTCGCCGCGGGGCTGCTCGACCGGTTCACCGAGGTCGGGCTGATCGACGACGGGGCGTTCGCGCGGCAGTGGGTCGAGAGCCGGCACCGCAGCCGTGGCCTCGCGCCCCGGGCCCTGGCCCAGGAGCTGCGTCGCAAGGGTGTCGACGACGAGGACACCAAGCTCGCGCTCGAGCAGATCGACGAGGCGGACCAGCGCCACGCCGCCCGTGAGCTGGTCGACAAGAAGCTGCGCTCCATGCGGGGGCTCGACACGCAGGCGGCGACGCGTCGGCTCGCCGGGATGCTCGCGCGCAAGGGCTACTCCGCGGGGCTGGCCTTCTCCGTGGTGCGCGAGGCGCTGCGCGAGAGCCACGACGAGGTCGACGACCTCGAGCCGCCCGACGTCTGA
- a CDS encoding phosphoribosyltransferase, with translation MSNEREVLTYELFGTATRELAQEVADSGFEPDIILAIARGGLALGMGLGYALAVKNISVVNVEFYTGVDQRLDVPIMLPPTPAAVDLSGLKVLITDDVADTGRTLELVHDFLRGHVSEARTVVVYEKPQSVIKPDYSWRQTERWIDFPWSSLPPVVPGRLAH, from the coding sequence GTGAGCAACGAGCGCGAGGTCCTCACCTACGAGCTGTTCGGCACGGCCACGCGCGAGCTGGCGCAGGAGGTCGCCGACTCCGGCTTCGAGCCCGACATCATCCTGGCCATCGCGCGGGGCGGCCTGGCGCTCGGCATGGGTCTCGGCTACGCCCTGGCCGTGAAGAACATCTCGGTCGTCAACGTCGAGTTCTACACCGGCGTGGACCAGCGCCTCGACGTGCCGATCATGCTCCCGCCGACCCCGGCCGCCGTGGACCTCTCGGGCCTCAAGGTCCTCATCACCGACGACGTGGCCGACACCGGGCGCACCCTCGAGCTCGTGCACGACTTCCTGCGCGGGCACGTCTCGGAGGCGCGCACCGTGGTGGTCTACGAGAAGCCGCAGTCGGTCATCAAGCCCGACTACTCCTGGCGTCAGACCGAGCGCTGGATCGACTTCCCGTGGTCCTCCCTGCCACCCGTGGTGCCCGGCCGCCTGGCGCACTGA
- a CDS encoding GNAT family N-acetyltransferase, protein MDRTTVRVRADDDELVDAVLSGESWAAAARRIAAPTGRTPVATDLSGAVKEFVVDRDVTVDLRAMTRGDLPLLARWLASPHVLRWWHADGEPTRERVAAAYGPRIDGATPTRLWVVEVNGRSIGFVQDYRIGDHPGFALLTARPEAVGLDYVIGEPEWVGRGLGPRVLWTWMLRAVGRYPDVEELFAAPDHRNAASLRVLDKVGFERGTWFDEPQADGSVATVVGCTLDVRRVLG, encoded by the coding sequence GTGGACCGCACGACCGTCCGGGTCCGGGCCGACGACGACGAGCTCGTCGACGCGGTGCTCTCCGGGGAGTCGTGGGCCGCGGCCGCCCGGCGCATCGCCGCGCCGACGGGGAGGACGCCGGTCGCCACGGACCTGTCCGGGGCGGTCAAGGAGTTCGTCGTCGACCGCGACGTCACCGTCGACCTGCGGGCGATGACCCGCGGCGACCTGCCACTGCTCGCGCGGTGGCTCGCCTCGCCCCACGTGCTGCGGTGGTGGCACGCCGACGGCGAGCCGACCCGGGAGCGGGTCGCGGCGGCGTACGGACCACGCATCGACGGCGCGACACCGACCCGGCTGTGGGTCGTCGAGGTCAACGGTCGCTCGATCGGCTTCGTCCAGGACTACCGCATCGGCGACCACCCCGGGTTCGCGCTGCTCACCGCGCGGCCGGAAGCCGTCGGCCTCGACTACGTCATCGGCGAGCCCGAGTGGGTCGGCCGCGGCCTCGGCCCCCGCGTCCTGTGGACCTGGATGCTGCGGGCGGTCGGCCGCTACCCGGACGTGGAGGAGCTGTTCGCGGCACCCGACCACCGCAACGCCGCCTCGCTGCGGGTCCTCGACAAGGTGGGGTTCGAGCGCGGGACGTGGTTCGACGAGCCGCAGGCCGACGGGAGTGTGGCCACCGTCGTCGGGTGCACCCTCGACGTCCGCCGCGTCCTGGGCTGA
- a CDS encoding PPK2 family polyphosphate kinase codes for MTTSAIADAVRLAPGRVDLTAIETDAAPGFDGSKSDGKAALAAMAPELADLQERLWAERTAGSERRVLVVLQGMDTSGKGGVLRHTIGLVDPQGVRITSFKAPTEEERAQDFLWRIEKGLPAAGYIGVFDRSHYEDVLIARVRGFADPTEVERRYGAINEFEARLADEGVAIIKCMLHIGADEQRARLAERLANPEKHWKYNPGDLDERALWPAYREAYEVALERTSTDVAPWHVVPSDKKWFRNLAVGQLLLDTLRGLDLQWPEADFDVAAEQQRLAEEAPVR; via the coding sequence ATGACGACCTCCGCGATCGCCGACGCCGTACGCCTCGCCCCGGGGCGGGTGGACCTCACCGCCATCGAGACCGACGCGGCGCCGGGCTTCGACGGCAGCAAGTCCGACGGCAAGGCGGCCCTCGCCGCCATGGCGCCCGAGCTCGCCGACCTGCAGGAGCGGCTGTGGGCCGAGCGCACCGCCGGCTCCGAGCGTCGGGTGCTCGTCGTGCTGCAGGGGATGGACACCAGCGGCAAGGGCGGCGTGCTGCGCCACACCATCGGCCTCGTCGACCCGCAGGGCGTGCGCATCACCAGCTTCAAGGCGCCGACGGAGGAGGAGCGCGCGCAGGACTTCCTGTGGCGCATCGAGAAGGGCCTGCCGGCTGCCGGATACATCGGCGTCTTCGACCGCTCGCACTACGAGGACGTCCTCATCGCGCGGGTGCGCGGCTTCGCCGACCCCACGGAGGTCGAGCGCCGCTACGGCGCGATCAACGAGTTCGAGGCCCGCCTGGCCGACGAGGGTGTCGCCATCATCAAGTGCATGCTCCACATCGGTGCCGACGAGCAGAGGGCGCGGCTCGCCGAGCGCCTGGCCAACCCCGAGAAGCACTGGAAGTACAACCCTGGCGACCTCGACGAGCGCGCCCTGTGGCCGGCCTACCGGGAGGCCTACGAGGTCGCGCTCGAGCGCACCAGCACCGACGTCGCGCCGTGGCACGTCGTGCCCTCGGACAAGAAGTGGTTCCGCAACCTCGCGGTCGGCCAGCTGCTCCTCGACACCCTCCGCGGGCTCGACCTGCAGTGGCCGGAGGCGGACTTCGACGTCGCCGCGGAGCAGCAGCGCCTCGCCGAGGAGGCCCCGGTCCGGTGA
- a CDS encoding HipA family kinase codes for MSATARPGAAPAGLPTVAVTRYVTPLREGGSLPGVVEGDDLGTYVCKFRGAGQGAKVLVAEVVVSGLATRLGLRTPRLVVLDLDPELARYEADEEVQDLLNASVGLNLGIDFLPGSFGVDGQVSAADDEGARVLWLDAFTANVDRSWRNPNLLMWHGDLWVIDHGASLYFHHGWRSGVTDPARFAAQPWDVGGHVFETCTRRARELDEELSALLGPEVFTEVLAEVPDVWLEPVPGAETPDALRAAYVDFLTARLGTRQWLPEAAS; via the coding sequence GTGAGCGCCACCGCACGTCCCGGCGCCGCTCCCGCCGGGCTCCCGACCGTCGCGGTCACCCGCTACGTCACTCCGCTCCGCGAGGGCGGCAGCCTGCCCGGCGTCGTCGAGGGCGACGACCTCGGCACCTACGTCTGCAAGTTCCGCGGCGCGGGCCAGGGCGCCAAGGTGCTCGTCGCCGAGGTCGTGGTCAGCGGGCTCGCCACCCGGCTCGGCCTGCGCACCCCGCGGCTCGTCGTCCTCGACCTCGACCCCGAGCTCGCCCGCTACGAGGCGGACGAGGAGGTCCAGGACCTGCTCAACGCGAGCGTGGGGCTCAACCTCGGCATCGACTTCCTGCCCGGCTCCTTCGGCGTCGACGGCCAGGTCAGCGCGGCCGACGACGAGGGGGCCCGGGTGCTGTGGCTGGACGCGTTCACCGCCAACGTCGACCGCTCGTGGCGCAACCCCAACCTGCTGATGTGGCACGGCGACCTGTGGGTCATCGACCACGGCGCGTCGCTCTACTTCCACCACGGCTGGCGCTCGGGCGTCACCGACCCGGCGAGGTTCGCAGCGCAGCCGTGGGACGTCGGCGGCCACGTCTTCGAGACCTGCACCCGGCGGGCGCGCGAGCTGGACGAGGAGCTGTCCGCCCTGCTCGGGCCGGAGGTGTTCACCGAGGTCCTGGCCGAGGTGCCCGACGTCTGGCTGGAGCCGGTCCCCGGCGCGGAGACCCCCGACGCGCTGCGGGCGGCGTACGTCGACTTCCTCACCGCCCGGCTCGGCACCCGGCAGTGGCTCCCGGAGGCGGCGTCGTGA
- a CDS encoding DUF3037 domain-containing protein — protein MAYQYVVLRCVPRPDREEFLNVGVVLHCQSSDFLDADWSVDADRLRALDAQLDVDRVCEALTFVDLVCRGDERAGEAARQSLGQRFGFLKAPRSTVLQPGPVHGGMTLDPARQLRHLRERLVG, from the coding sequence ATGGCCTACCAGTACGTCGTCCTGCGGTGCGTGCCCCGTCCCGACCGCGAGGAGTTCCTCAACGTCGGCGTGGTGCTGCACTGCCAGTCGTCGGACTTCCTCGACGCCGACTGGTCCGTCGACGCCGACCGGCTGCGCGCGCTCGACGCCCAGCTCGACGTCGACCGGGTCTGCGAGGCCCTGACGTTCGTCGACCTGGTCTGCCGCGGGGACGAGCGCGCTGGCGAGGCGGCGCGGCAGTCCCTCGGCCAGCGCTTCGGCTTCCTGAAGGCACCGCGCAGCACCGTGCTCCAGCCGGGCCCGGTCCACGGCGGGATGACGCTGGACCCGGCCCGTCAGCTGCGGCACCTGCGCGAGCGCCTGGTCGGCTGA